In one Podarcis muralis chromosome 7, rPodMur119.hap1.1, whole genome shotgun sequence genomic region, the following are encoded:
- the PAQR7 gene encoding membrane progestin receptor alpha isoform X1, translating into MHVPFLQLPHWGPPPPRAFLPPGATFGCRLQPPGGAAPRWSQVFGSASVWFLPAAAWEKAKQTRRVSWGEAAVAAEGRPCPARLGRRLSLFALPSALSDEHPQEEAAGDRGCFALQGLPIPAMATIVSEKLSRLFISAQHFWKVPRLLEEALPSASCTVEASDVPRLFQKPYIHAGYRPLNQTWKYYFLSLFQRHNEAVNVWTHLVAALVLVVRFWRLSQVVDFLGDPHTQPLFVIAASSVIYATFSTLAHLLQAKSEFWHCAFFFLDYVGVATYQYSSALVHYYYAIEPEWHTRVAGFYIPGAILLAWLSCAGSCYAKYRSPHLSSLRGRLCQEMPSALAYALDISPVLHRIYVSPSSGLTDVAVLYHKCHVLFFLIAAFFFAYPYPEKWFPGKCHFVGQGHQIFHVFLMLCTLTQVEAVLLDYETRRPIYSRLHGDLAPLFSSLCLLVASICFFTALLMTARVQRKLHRKEE; encoded by the exons ATGCACGTCCCCTTCCTGCAGCTTCCgcattggggtcccccccccccgcgcgcctttCTCCCGCCCGGCGCTACTTTCGGGTGTCGGCTGCAACCTCCAGGGGGCGCAGCGCCTCGTTGGTCCCAAGTCTTCGGCAGCGCTTCTGTTTGGTTTCTGCCTGCAGCTGCGTGGGAAAAAGCAAAACAGACGAGGCGGGTCTCTTGGGGAGAGGCGGCTGTTGCCGCAGAGGGGCGGCCTTGCCCGGCTAGGCTGGGTCGGcgcctctctctttttgctctTCCTTCGGCGCTTTCAGACGAGCATCCTCAGGAAGAAGCTGCTGGCGATCG GGGTTGTTTTGCTCTGCAGGGGCTGCCCATTCCTGCCATGGCAACGATCGTGTCCGAAAAGCTCAGCCGCCTCTTCATCAGTGCCCAGCACTTCTGGAAAGTCCCTCGGCTGCTGGAGGAGGCCCTCCCCTCAGCCTCCTGCACGGTGGAGGCATCGGACGTGCCCCGGCTTTTCCAGAAGCCCTACATCCATGCCGGCTACCGGCCCCTCAACCAGACCTGGAAGTACTACTTCCTGTCGCTTTTCCAGCGGCACAACGAGGCCGTCAATGTCTGGACGCACCTGGTGGCTGCCTTGGTCCTGGTGGTGAGGTTCTGGCGGCTCTCGCAGGTGGTGGACTTCCTAGGCGACCCTCACACACAGCCCCTCTTCGTCATCGCCGCCTCCTCGGTCATCTACGCAACCTTCAGCACCCTGGCACACCTCCTGCAGGCCAAGTCTGAGTTCTGGCACTGTGCGTTTTTCTTCCTGGACTATGTGGGCGTAGCCACATACCAGTACAGCAGTGCTCTGGTGCATTACTATTACGCCATTGAGCCCGAGTGGCACACAAGGGTTGCGGGCTTCTACATCCCGGGAGCCATTTTGCTTGCCTGGCTCTCGTGCGCCGGCTCCTGCTATGCCAAATACAGGAGCCCTCACCTCTCTTCCCTGCGGGGCAGGCTCTGCCAGGAAATGCCCTCTGCCCTGGCGTACGCCTTGGACATCAGCCCGGTGCTGCACCGCATCTACGTCTCCCCTTCCTCCGGACTCACAGACGTGGCCGTTTTATACCACAAGTGCCACGTCCTCTTTTTCCTGATTGCGGCCTTCTTCTTTGCCTACCCCTACCCCGAAAAGTGGTTTCCCGGCAAGTGCCACTTTGTGGGCCAGGGGCACCAGATCTTCCACGTCTTCCTGATGCTTTGCACCCTCACCCAGGTGGAGGCGGTGCTTCTGGATTATGAAACGAGGCGGCCCATCTACTCACGGCTCCACGGCGACTTGGCTCCACTTTTTTCTTCCCTATGTCTTCTTGTGGCATCCATCTGCTTCTTTACGGCCCTCCTCATGACTGCCAGAGTGCAGCGCAAACTGCATCGGAAAGAGGAGTGA
- the PAQR7 gene encoding membrane progestin receptor alpha isoform X2 → MATIVSEKLSRLFISAQHFWKVPRLLEEALPSASCTVEASDVPRLFQKPYIHAGYRPLNQTWKYYFLSLFQRHNEAVNVWTHLVAALVLVVRFWRLSQVVDFLGDPHTQPLFVIAASSVIYATFSTLAHLLQAKSEFWHCAFFFLDYVGVATYQYSSALVHYYYAIEPEWHTRVAGFYIPGAILLAWLSCAGSCYAKYRSPHLSSLRGRLCQEMPSALAYALDISPVLHRIYVSPSSGLTDVAVLYHKCHVLFFLIAAFFFAYPYPEKWFPGKCHFVGQGHQIFHVFLMLCTLTQVEAVLLDYETRRPIYSRLHGDLAPLFSSLCLLVASICFFTALLMTARVQRKLHRKEE, encoded by the coding sequence ATGGCAACGATCGTGTCCGAAAAGCTCAGCCGCCTCTTCATCAGTGCCCAGCACTTCTGGAAAGTCCCTCGGCTGCTGGAGGAGGCCCTCCCCTCAGCCTCCTGCACGGTGGAGGCATCGGACGTGCCCCGGCTTTTCCAGAAGCCCTACATCCATGCCGGCTACCGGCCCCTCAACCAGACCTGGAAGTACTACTTCCTGTCGCTTTTCCAGCGGCACAACGAGGCCGTCAATGTCTGGACGCACCTGGTGGCTGCCTTGGTCCTGGTGGTGAGGTTCTGGCGGCTCTCGCAGGTGGTGGACTTCCTAGGCGACCCTCACACACAGCCCCTCTTCGTCATCGCCGCCTCCTCGGTCATCTACGCAACCTTCAGCACCCTGGCACACCTCCTGCAGGCCAAGTCTGAGTTCTGGCACTGTGCGTTTTTCTTCCTGGACTATGTGGGCGTAGCCACATACCAGTACAGCAGTGCTCTGGTGCATTACTATTACGCCATTGAGCCCGAGTGGCACACAAGGGTTGCGGGCTTCTACATCCCGGGAGCCATTTTGCTTGCCTGGCTCTCGTGCGCCGGCTCCTGCTATGCCAAATACAGGAGCCCTCACCTCTCTTCCCTGCGGGGCAGGCTCTGCCAGGAAATGCCCTCTGCCCTGGCGTACGCCTTGGACATCAGCCCGGTGCTGCACCGCATCTACGTCTCCCCTTCCTCCGGACTCACAGACGTGGCCGTTTTATACCACAAGTGCCACGTCCTCTTTTTCCTGATTGCGGCCTTCTTCTTTGCCTACCCCTACCCCGAAAAGTGGTTTCCCGGCAAGTGCCACTTTGTGGGCCAGGGGCACCAGATCTTCCACGTCTTCCTGATGCTTTGCACCCTCACCCAGGTGGAGGCGGTGCTTCTGGATTATGAAACGAGGCGGCCCATCTACTCACGGCTCCACGGCGACTTGGCTCCACTTTTTTCTTCCCTATGTCTTCTTGTGGCATCCATCTGCTTCTTTACGGCCCTCCTCATGACTGCCAGAGTGCAGCGCAAACTGCATCGGAAAGAGGAGTGA